One part of the Flavobacterium johnsoniae UW101 genome encodes these proteins:
- the mutS gene encoding DNA mismatch repair protein MutS produces MAAKEKVAKETPLMKQYNEIKRKYPDACLLFRVGDFYETFGEDAIRASKILGITLTKRGAGSDTETALAGFPHHSINTYLPKLVKAGLRVAICDQLEDPKMTKTIVKRGVTELVTPGVSLNDEVLQSKTNNFLASVCFANKNIGISFLDVSTGEFLTAQGNAEYIDKLLQNFNPSEVLVPKNCKSEFKDAFGEDFHSFYLEDWIYKEDYALETLTKHFQTNSLKGFGVEELKEGIISAGAILYYLSETQHNRVQHITAIQRIAEDAYVWMDRFTIRNLELYHSYNPNAVTLLDVIDKTLSPMGGRLLKRWLALPLKDTNKIKGRHAVVSYLKSNPEILHNIQYQIKQISDLERLISKIAAGKVSPREIVYLKESLDAIIPIKTLALESPQEAVKVIGDSLHSCDLLREKIKTTLNQDAPVAISKGNAIATGVNEELDELRAISTSGKEFLEGIERRESERTGISSLKISFNNVFGYYIEVRNTHKDKVPEEWIRKQTLVNAERYITEELKEYETKILGAEEKIHKIESELFEQLVNWIATYIKPVQMNAYLVAQLDCLCSFTQMAVENQYVCPEIDDTFELDIKNGRHPVIEKQLPVGTPYIANDVFLDREKQQIIMITGPNMSGKSAILRQTALIVLLAQMGSFVPADSVRMGIVDKIFTRVGASDNISMGESTFMVEMNETASILNNISDRSLVLLDEIGRGTSTYDGISIAWAIAEFLHEHPSKAKTLFATHYHELNEMTESLPRIQNYNVAVKELKDTVLFVRKLVKGGSAHSFGIHVAKMAGMPQLVISKAQKLLKKLEKNHSSDALNGIKSANDEMQMSFFNLDDPLLEEIKEEILSLDINAITPVEALMKLNEIKRMLVKK; encoded by the coding sequence TTGGCAGCGAAAGAGAAAGTGGCGAAAGAAACGCCTTTGATGAAACAGTACAACGAAATCAAGAGAAAATATCCTGATGCATGTCTGCTTTTCAGAGTAGGAGATTTCTATGAGACCTTTGGAGAAGACGCTATCAGGGCTTCTAAAATTTTGGGGATTACCTTAACAAAAAGAGGTGCAGGGTCTGATACTGAAACTGCTCTTGCTGGTTTTCCACACCATTCTATTAATACATATCTGCCAAAATTGGTTAAGGCAGGACTTCGTGTAGCGATCTGCGATCAGCTGGAAGATCCAAAAATGACCAAAACAATTGTAAAAAGAGGAGTTACAGAACTTGTAACGCCTGGGGTTTCTTTAAACGATGAAGTTTTACAATCTAAAACAAACAATTTTTTAGCTTCTGTTTGTTTTGCTAATAAAAACATTGGAATTTCCTTTTTAGATGTTTCGACAGGGGAGTTTTTAACAGCGCAGGGAAATGCTGAATACATCGATAAATTACTGCAGAATTTTAATCCAAGCGAAGTTTTGGTCCCTAAAAACTGCAAAAGCGAATTTAAAGATGCCTTTGGAGAAGATTTTCACAGCTTTTATTTAGAGGACTGGATTTATAAAGAAGATTATGCTTTAGAAACTCTTACAAAACACTTTCAAACCAATTCTTTAAAAGGTTTTGGTGTTGAAGAATTAAAAGAAGGAATTATTTCTGCTGGAGCAATTTTATATTATTTGTCAGAAACACAGCATAATAGAGTACAGCATATTACCGCTATTCAGCGTATTGCAGAAGATGCGTATGTATGGATGGACCGTTTTACAATTAGAAACTTAGAATTGTATCACAGTTATAATCCAAATGCAGTAACGCTTTTAGATGTAATCGACAAAACACTTTCACCAATGGGAGGTCGTTTGTTGAAACGCTGGCTGGCTTTACCTTTAAAAGATACAAATAAGATTAAAGGACGTCATGCTGTGGTTTCGTATTTGAAATCAAATCCTGAAATTCTCCATAATATTCAATATCAAATTAAACAGATTTCAGATCTGGAACGTTTGATTTCTAAAATTGCGGCTGGAAAAGTTTCTCCGCGAGAAATTGTTTATTTAAAAGAATCGCTGGATGCTATTATTCCAATTAAAACATTAGCGCTCGAAAGTCCGCAGGAAGCTGTAAAAGTTATTGGGGATAGTTTGCACTCGTGTGATTTGCTGCGTGAAAAAATTAAAACAACATTAAATCAGGACGCGCCCGTTGCAATTTCAAAAGGAAATGCAATTGCGACAGGAGTTAATGAAGAACTAGATGAATTAAGAGCAATTTCTACATCTGGAAAAGAATTTTTAGAAGGAATCGAAAGAAGAGAATCAGAACGAACAGGGATTTCTTCTTTAAAAATATCATTCAATAATGTCTTTGGGTATTATATTGAAGTTAGAAACACGCACAAAGACAAAGTTCCGGAAGAATGGATTCGTAAACAGACTTTAGTAAATGCAGAACGCTACATTACTGAAGAATTAAAAGAGTACGAAACGAAAATTCTGGGTGCTGAGGAGAAAATTCATAAAATTGAATCAGAGCTTTTTGAGCAGTTGGTAAATTGGATTGCGACTTATATTAAGCCGGTTCAAATGAATGCTTATTTGGTAGCACAATTAGACTGTTTGTGTTCGTTTACACAAATGGCTGTAGAAAACCAATATGTATGTCCGGAAATCGACGATACTTTTGAACTGGATATTAAAAATGGAAGACACCCTGTAATTGAGAAACAATTACCGGTTGGAACACCTTATATTGCAAATGATGTTTTCTTAGACAGAGAAAAACAGCAGATTATTATGATTACCGGACCTAACATGTCGGGTAAGTCGGCTATTTTGAGGCAAACGGCTTTAATTGTGCTTTTGGCGCAAATGGGAAGTTTTGTTCCGGCAGACAGTGTTAGAATGGGAATTGTAGATAAGATTTTTACAAGAGTAGGAGCTTCGGATAATATTTCGATGGGAGAATCTACGTTTATGGTTGAAATGAATGAAACGGCTTCGATTTTGAATAATATTTCAGACCGCAGTTTGGTGCTGTTGGATGAAATTGGAAGAGGGACCAGTACGTATGATGGAATTTCGATTGCCTGGGCTATTGCCGAATTTCTGCATGAACATCCTTCAAAAGCTAAAACTCTGTTTGCGACGCATTATCATGAGTTGAATGAAATGACGGAGTCGCTTCCTAGAATTCAAAATTATAATGTAGCGGTAAAAGAATTAAAAGATACGGTTCTTTTTGTTAGAAAGCTTGTAAAAGGCGGAAGTGCGCATAGTTTTGGTATTCATGTGGCAAAAATGGCTGGAATGCCGCAGCTTGTAATTTCAAAAGCGCAGAAACTTTTAAAGAAACTCGAAAAGAATCATTCAAGTGATGCTCTCAACGGAATTAAATCAGCAAATGATGAAATGCAGATGAGTTTCTTTAATTTGGATGATCCTTTATTAGAAGAAATAAAAGAAGAAATATTAAGTTTGGATATAAATGCAATTACGCCGGTTGAGGCGCTTATGAAGCTTAATGAGATCAAGCGAATGCTGGTCAAAAAATAA
- a CDS encoding PG1828 family lipoprotein, translated as MKKVFLSLAVVAVLTVVSCKKADAAATETVDSTAVAVDSAATVVDSAAATVDSAAAKVDSAAAKVEDAAKEVKK; from the coding sequence ATGAAAAAAGTATTTTTAAGTTTAGCTGTTGTTGCTGTTTTAACTGTTGTATCTTGTAAAAAAGCTGACGCTGCAGCTACTGAAACTGTAGATTCTACTGCTGTTGCTGTTGATTCTGCTGCTACTGTAGTTGATTCTGCTGCTGCAACTGTTGATTCTGCTGCTGCTAAAGTTGATTCTGCTGCTGCAAAAGTAGAAGATGCTGCTAAAGAAGTAAAAAAATAA
- a CDS encoding 3-deoxy-D-manno-octulosonic acid transferase produces MLFLYNLTIYIAGFFLKIIALFSPKIKLFVEGRKNVFSVLEEKIKANDKTIWFHSASLGEYEQGLPVIEKIKEKYPSHKIIVTFFSPSGYEVRKNNTVADVTIYLPLDTKSNAKRFLKLVHPEFAFFIKYEFWLNYLNELEKSKTSTYLISGIFRDSQMFFKWYGGFYRKALNAFTYFFVQNESSKQKIEAIGFKNVIVSGDTRFDRVNAILERDNILNYVENFKNNQLTIVIGSSWPKDEVLLIEYINQAPENVKFIIAPHNIKTEQISNLKSQITKSTVLFSEKENKDLSNYNVFIIDTIGILTKIYSYGTIAYVGGGFGNPGIHNILEPATFGIPIVIGPNYSNFAEAVSLVELGGCISITNFLELKEILDRLINDPKLLTEKSHICKSFIQNNKGATNTIMKIVS; encoded by the coding sequence ATGCTTTTTTTATACAATCTAACCATTTACATCGCAGGATTTTTCTTAAAAATCATAGCACTATTTAGTCCGAAAATTAAGCTTTTTGTGGAAGGCCGAAAAAATGTATTTTCTGTTTTAGAAGAAAAAATCAAAGCAAACGATAAAACTATTTGGTTTCATTCTGCCTCATTGGGCGAGTACGAACAAGGGCTTCCAGTAATTGAAAAAATCAAAGAAAAATACCCGTCGCATAAAATCATTGTAACCTTTTTTTCACCATCTGGATACGAAGTGCGTAAAAATAACACAGTTGCCGATGTGACAATTTATTTACCGCTTGACACTAAAAGCAATGCGAAGAGATTTTTAAAATTAGTTCATCCCGAATTTGCTTTTTTCATTAAATATGAGTTTTGGCTGAATTATTTAAACGAATTAGAAAAAAGCAAAACATCAACTTATTTGATTTCGGGTATTTTTAGAGACAGCCAGATGTTTTTTAAATGGTATGGCGGATTTTACAGAAAAGCGCTAAACGCTTTCACTTACTTTTTTGTTCAAAATGAAAGCTCAAAACAAAAAATTGAAGCGATTGGTTTTAAAAACGTAATTGTTTCCGGCGATACTCGTTTTGATCGGGTAAATGCCATCTTGGAGAGAGACAATATCCTGAACTATGTTGAAAATTTTAAAAACAATCAGCTGACTATTGTAATTGGAAGTTCATGGCCGAAAGACGAAGTTTTATTAATAGAATATATTAATCAGGCACCGGAAAATGTAAAATTTATCATTGCACCGCATAATATAAAGACAGAGCAGATTTCAAATCTTAAATCACAAATTACAAAGTCAACCGTTTTATTTTCTGAGAAAGAAAACAAAGATTTATCTAATTATAATGTCTTTATAATTGACACAATTGGAATTCTGACCAAAATTTACAGTTACGGAACAATCGCTTACGTAGGCGGAGGATTTGGAAATCCCGGAATCCATAATATTCTTGAACCCGCAACATTTGGAATCCCAATAGTTATTGGACCTAATTATTCAAATTTTGCAGAAGCTGTATCTTTAGTTGAACTTGGAGGCTGTATTTCCATAACAAACTTCCTGGAACTAAAAGAGATTTTAGACCGTTTAATTAACGATCCGAAATTGCTAACAGAAAAAAGTCATATTTGTAAGTCATTTATTCAGAACAACAAAGGAGCCACAAATACGATTATGAAAATAGTTTCGTAA